One genomic segment of Hordeum vulgare subsp. vulgare chromosome 2H, MorexV3_pseudomolecules_assembly, whole genome shotgun sequence includes these proteins:
- the LOC123430941 gene encoding uncharacterized protein LOC123430941, translating into MAMAAKTTLSSCFTFLKEALILPTLNPKLFAPVLLLFAVTAFLDPLVEVVFVHPLADGMASRLTEISNTDPSSPEHAKLMEKLMETEEVKQVGKRMVRITIAHLTVGPAVGLVKQIIALFAASTTYSGDRYSLAELLRELVKGRISPKGASITIAIVGALDFASSIAMFLMRAGLGVLSVQGLVSHLAYLVSLCFTVVALVGVAASAVDRKCRGVRALRQAWRLVTRVRRKEGFVLVLVAYLAPAVVTPLRRAAFEYANRSMAACLCLLAVCALLSGAQELFSLAAATVYYYQAMESKEVIDALWLC; encoded by the coding sequence ATGGCCATGGCTGCCAAAACCACCTTATCCTCATGCTTTACGTTCCTAAAGGAAGCGCTGATCCTCCCCACGCTAAACCCCaagctcttcgcgcccgtgctcctcctctttgccgtcacggccttccttgaccccttggtcgagGTCGTGTTCGTCCACCCTCTCGCTGATGGCATGGCCAGCCGTCTCACCGAGATCAGCAACACTGACCCCTCGAGCCCCGAGCACGCCAAGCTCATGGAGAAGTTGATGGAGACGGAGGAGGTAAAGCAGGTTGGTAAGAGGATGGTCCGCATCACCATCGCCCACCTGACCGTCGGTCCGGCGGTCGGCCTCGTCAAGCAGATCATCGCCCTCTTCGCTGCCTCCACGACCTACTCCGGCGACCGCTACTCGCTGGCCGAGCTCCTGCGCGAGCTGGTCAAGGGGAGGATCAGCCCGAAGGGCGCTTCCATCACCATCGCTATCGTCGGTGCGCTTGACTTCGCATCTTCcatcgccatgttcttgatgcgcGCCGGCTTGGGGGTGCTCTCCGTCCAGGGTCTCGTCTCGCACCTCGCATACCTCGTCTCCCTCTGCTTCACCGTCGTCGCGCTGGTGGGCGTCGCCGCGTCGGCGGTCGACAGGAAGTGCCGCGGCGTGCGCGCGCTCCGGCAGGCGTGGCGGCTCGTGACGCGGGTGAGAAGGAAGGAGGGGTTCGTGCTTGTGCTCGTGGCATACCTTGCGCCTGCCGTCGTCACTCCGTTGCGCAGGGCCGCTTTTGAGTATGCCAACCGGAGCATGGCGGCGTGCTTGTGCTTGCTGGCGGTGTGTGCTCTTCTTTCTGGGGCGCAGGAGCTCTTCTCTTTGGCGGCGGCCACGGTGTACTACTACCAAGCCATGGAGAGCAAGGAGGTGATCGATGCCTTGTGGTTATGCTAA